Proteins from one Fragaria vesca subsp. vesca linkage group LG6, FraVesHawaii_1.0, whole genome shotgun sequence genomic window:
- the LOC101297757 gene encoding uncharacterized protein LOC101297757, translating to MAEASTALCFSSFSRPNHPSLSRSFPRNFPVSHPCPSRLLRFPAKSSSSDSLPDDLFGFFPWSNDSEIQWVPEDRVTLFTSEGLVQIGGSIVPRRVASSDKKRSKTSQRYQRFQERDYMDTEQGLCLGALFDIAATNGLDMGRRLCIFGFCRSIEMLSDVVEDTVLEHGGEVVEAEKATKGGLHEKLRMTVAVPLLWGVPPASETLHLAVKSGGGIVDKVYWQWDFL from the exons ATGGCGGAAGCCTCCACCGCTCTCTGCTTCTCCTCCTTCTCTCGCCCCAACCACCCCTCTCTCTCCCGCTCTTTCCCCCGCAATTTCCCAGTTTCCCATCCTTGCCCCTCCCGCCTCCTCCGCTTTCCCGCCAAATCATCCTCCTCCGATTCCCTCCCCGACGACCTCTTCGGCTTCTTTCCCTGGTCCAACGACTCCG AAATTCAATGGGTTCCTGAGGACAGAGTCACATTGTTCACTTCTGAGGGGCTTGTTCAGATTGGAGGCTCCATAGTCCCCCGCCGTGTTGCGTCTTCGGAT AAGAAGAGGTCAAAGACTAGTCAAAGATATCAGCGGTTTCAAGAGAGGGATTACATGGATACGGAGCAGGGTCTGTGTTTGGGTGCTCTCTTTGATATTGCAGCAACAAAT GGACTTGATATGGGCAGGAGGCTTTGTATATTTGGGTTTTGCCGGTCCATTGAGATGCTAAGCGATGTTGTGGAAGACACTGTGTTGGAACATGGTGGGGAG GTTGTTGAGGCAGAGAAGGCGACAAAAGGTGGTTTGCATGAAAAGCTAAGAATGACGGTTGCAGTACCATTACTTTGGGGGGTTCCTCCTGCTTCTGAAACCCTTCACCTCGCTGTTAAGAGTGGTGGAGGAATTGTAGATAAGGTTTATTGGCAATGGGATTTTCTGTAA
- the LOC101298047 gene encoding uncharacterized protein LOC101298047 encodes MGRAPCCDKDNVKKGPWSPEEDAKLKEYIEKYGTGGNWIALPQKAGLRRCGKSCRLRWLNYLRPNIKHGEFSDEEDKIICNLFASIGSRWSIIAAQLPGRTDNDIKNYWNTKLKKKLNQYSMMGIIPHHFSSLLHPQTSTSSSSPTSYRSSNNRTPSYYTHQARSFNGANLESHIPFSPSLLCCTNTTTNAALQVGQDNFVGQPMMQHYQAKDNILMFGGTTTEASCSSSDGSYGTTGYGEVQLGPQNYFYNNGAEANNQKIMVSESGLGLDHDQARLDYGLEEIKQLISSSTTTSGGCNSFLFDENKTEEKVMMYY; translated from the exons ATGGGGAGAGCTCCTTGCTGTGACAAGGATAATGTGAAGAAAGGACCATGGTCACCTGAAGAAGATGCAAAGCTTAAAGAGTATATAGAAAAATATGGGACTGGAGGGAACTGGATTGCTCTTCCACAGAAAGCTG GTCTAAGGAGATGTGGAAAAAGTTGCAGATTGAGATGGCTTAACTATCTCAGGCCCAACATTAAGCATGGAGAGTTCTCTGATGAAGAGGATAAGATCATCTGCAACCTCTTTGCTAGCATTGGTAGCAG GTGGTCAATTATAGCAGCTCAATTGCCAGGAAGGACCGACAATGATATCAAGAACTACTGGAACACAAAGCTCAAGAAGAAACTAAACCAATATTCCATGATGGGCATAATTCCTCACCACTTTTCCTCTCTTCTTCATCCCCAAACTTCAACCTCATCATCTTCACCAACATCCTACAGAAGCAGCAACAACAGGACTCCCAGTTACTACACACATCAAGCCAGGTCTTTCAACGGTGCTAATCTGGAATCCCACATTCCATTTTCACCAAGTCTTTTATGTTGTACCAATACTACTACTAATGCTGCTCTTCAAGTTGGTCAAGATAATTTCGTGGGTCAACCTATGATGCAACATTACCAAGCCAAGGATAACATCTTGATGTTTGGGGGTACCACTACTGAAGCTAGCTGCAGTTCTTCTGATGGGAGCTATGGAACTACTGGCTATGGTGAAGTACAGTTGGGTCCGCAAAACTACTTCTACAATAATGGTGCTGAAGCAAACAATCAGAAAATCATGGTGTCAGAGAGCGGTCTTGGTCTTGATCATGACCAGGCTCGATTAGATTATGGCCTTGAAGAGATCAAGCAGTTGATTAGCAGTAGCACTACTACTAGTGGTGGTTGCAACAGCTTTTTGTTTGATGAAAACAAGACAGAGGAAAAGGTCATGATGTACTACTGA